The following coding sequences are from one uncultured Desulfobacter sp. window:
- a CDS encoding flagellin yields MALTINQNTTALIAANTLERNNTGLTNSLERMATGQKINSAADNAAGLTIADSLRSQSLGIGQEMQNLNDKVSLAQTADGALGRITDMLQGIRTKAIEAEGGSNSPSSLAAIQSDIEGALKSIDDMVGTTSYNGQNLLDGSFNSSGLSISSAATSSLGSQESGWLSDIDITTEDGVQKALETIDLALGQIAENRSSVGAGTNQYTSDINNMATTQINLMASESEIRDVDIAEESIVLNQMKLLRETNIYALNQSNESQNRLTNLLG; encoded by the coding sequence ATGGCACTTACCATCAACCAAAACACCACGGCATTAATCGCCGCAAACACGCTTGAACGAAACAACACCGGGTTGACGAACTCCCTGGAACGTATGGCAACGGGCCAGAAAATCAACTCAGCGGCAGACAACGCCGCCGGTCTGACCATTGCCGACAGCTTGAGAAGCCAGTCCCTGGGGATCGGACAGGAAATGCAAAACCTCAACGACAAGGTATCCCTGGCCCAAACCGCCGACGGCGCGTTGGGACGGATTACGGATATGCTACAGGGCATCAGAACCAAAGCGATAGAGGCCGAAGGCGGGAGCAATTCCCCATCAAGTTTGGCCGCCATCCAGTCAGATATTGAAGGCGCACTGAAGTCCATTGACGATATGGTGGGCACGACATCTTATAACGGACAAAACCTGTTGGACGGATCTTTCAACAGCAGTGGGCTTTCAATCTCGTCTGCGGCAACCTCAAGCCTTGGTTCCCAGGAAAGCGGCTGGTTGTCCGACATTGATATCACCACCGAGGACGGTGTCCAAAAAGCCCTTGAGACCATAGATCTTGCCCTTGGGCAAATCGCCGAAAACAGGTCTTCGGTGGGCGCCGGAACCAATCAATACACATCGGATATCAACAACATGGCCACCACCCAGATCAATCTGATGGCCTCGGAATCTGAAATCAGGGATGTGGACATCGCAGAAGAGAGCATTGTTCTAAACCAGATGAAACTGCTCAGGGAGACAAACATCTATGCCCTGAACCAGTCCAATGAGTCCCAGAATAGACTGACGAACCTGCTGGGATAG
- a CDS encoding transglutaminase family protein: MKYKISHRTHYQYESPASLSHSELVLIPRNSEYQTSTHSRVCLKPEPSVRSMRLDYFGNTVINICLESPHSELDILADSEVALHPPVCVMPDQTPAWEQVRDTIGQYKTPKDLDAFEFVFASPMVQPNKAVAQWAAEVFAPGVPILRAALDLTHRIFTEFAYDPNATSTFTPLSKAFEIKRGVCQDFAHVGIACLRAMGLAARYVSGYLNTQPPPGKSKLVGADASHAWFSIYIPGVGWVDLDPTNDVMPIDQHITLAWGRDYGDVTPVRGTVLGGGNHRLQVAVDVVQQPL; encoded by the coding sequence ATGAAATATAAAATCAGTCACCGGACCCATTATCAATACGAGTCACCTGCGTCACTTTCCCATAGTGAACTGGTGCTGATTCCCAGAAATTCGGAGTACCAGACCAGTACCCACAGCCGGGTTTGTCTGAAGCCTGAGCCGTCTGTCCGCTCCATGCGTCTGGATTATTTCGGAAACACCGTGATCAATATTTGTCTGGAAAGTCCCCATTCCGAGCTTGATATCCTGGCGGATTCCGAGGTCGCGCTTCATCCGCCTGTCTGTGTGATGCCGGACCAGACCCCGGCCTGGGAGCAGGTTCGAGATACCATCGGGCAGTATAAAACCCCTAAGGATCTGGACGCCTTTGAATTTGTTTTTGCCTCTCCCATGGTCCAACCCAATAAGGCGGTTGCACAATGGGCGGCTGAGGTATTTGCGCCGGGCGTCCCCATACTTCGTGCCGCCCTGGATTTGACCCACAGGATTTTTACCGAGTTTGCTTACGACCCCAATGCCACCTCAACCTTTACCCCCCTTTCCAAGGCGTTTGAGATAAAACGGGGTGTGTGTCAGGACTTTGCCCATGTGGGCATTGCCTGTCTTCGGGCCATGGGACTTGCCGCCCGGTATGTCAGCGGTTATCTGAATACCCAGCCCCCGCCGGGAAAATCAAAGCTGGTGGGCGCTGATGCCTCACATGCCTGGTTTTCCATTTATATTCCGGGTGTAGGGTGGGTGGATTTGGATCCCACCAATGATGTCATGCCCATTGATCAGCATATTACCCTGGCCTGGGGCCGGGATTATGGGGATGTTACCCCGGTTCGGGGCACGGTGCTTGGCGGCGGGAACCACCGTCTTCAGGTGGCTGTGGATGTTGTGCAGCAACCTTTGTGA
- a CDS encoding circularly permuted type 2 ATP-grasp protein: MRPTNEPISGEDPGPSGNKPFTPVFTPDILNQSTAIDLGSGELQPHWAGLANYLNSLGTAELSQRWKKARQIIQEHGSAYNVFNPKTATERPWTLDPIPLPISNSTWQILEHGIQQRSKLLALVFKDIYGRQELIKNRVIPAELIFGNPGFLRQCRFGFERVIPDHHLFSSDLICPAQGSWQVASHGTQVPAGIGYALENRVILTRILPRMFHSRKVQRLAPFFKYLNLSLMEISGQKQQEPRIVMLCEGPFGAHYFEQVFLARYLGYTLVETNDLTTRGDWVFLKTLGGLQRVDVILRRIPDYTCDPLLDPNSGFPGIPGLLQAARAGNVAISNALGSGVLESPGLFALLPKLCREILGESLILENVDTFWLGTPEIRDRVLEDIKIGARPMTLYSAFSPAHAQAVHTLTLTGPKKQALISAIKNMPYAWVGRYPIEPSTVPVWFEKGVKNSYTAVRMFASSITENAGTAPVKAADLVETAVMPGGLARVADDPEALALSGTRGKGQGAKDAWCLSERPTEFKSMLHRFSTPFEIHRGSDLPSRVADNMLWLGRYMERTEGMLRVIRSVLMRVHSETQLNKVSEMPFFLRAMANLKIVSADLGRPDASFSVSLIEKELYRSIYGVQIQSSILNCLNNAIQVADRVRDRLSDDSWQILGRIEKGLVRIDPKRQSSEILEMLSDIILNMSAFAGLALESMTRGMGWRFMDMGRRIERALHMTTVMASLIRGDRVPDPNDLEAVLEVADSRITYHTRYRTTILMEPLVDLLLLDEINPRSVGFQLAVLHTHLENLPKSQPFPFRTKEEKIILDLTTRLRLADTQELMKRGEKHVFPNLNTLLEKLNKDLQGLADSITQHYLSRIETEKQLNGQFEGRGLPVMGIMGGAVNNEI, encoded by the coding sequence ATGCGTCCGACCAATGAACCCATCTCCGGGGAAGACCCGGGACCGTCCGGGAACAAGCCTTTTACCCCGGTATTTACCCCGGATATATTAAACCAGAGCACAGCCATTGATTTGGGCAGCGGTGAGCTGCAGCCCCATTGGGCCGGACTGGCTAACTATCTTAACAGCCTGGGAACTGCAGAGCTCTCCCAGCGCTGGAAAAAAGCACGTCAGATCATCCAGGAACACGGATCTGCCTACAATGTTTTCAATCCGAAAACCGCTACAGAACGGCCCTGGACCCTTGATCCGATTCCTTTGCCCATTTCAAATTCCACCTGGCAGATCCTTGAGCACGGTATTCAGCAGCGTTCAAAGCTTTTGGCATTGGTGTTTAAGGATATTTACGGCCGCCAGGAGCTGATCAAAAACCGGGTAATTCCAGCGGAACTGATATTTGGTAATCCCGGATTTTTGCGCCAGTGCCGGTTTGGGTTCGAGCGCGTTATCCCGGATCATCACCTGTTTTCTTCGGATCTCATCTGTCCGGCCCAGGGCAGCTGGCAGGTGGCATCCCATGGTACCCAGGTGCCGGCCGGCATTGGATATGCCCTGGAAAACCGCGTTATCCTTACTCGGATTCTACCCCGGATGTTTCATTCCAGAAAAGTCCAGCGCCTGGCCCCGTTTTTTAAATACCTGAATCTCTCTCTGATGGAAATTTCGGGTCAAAAACAGCAGGAACCCCGCATTGTGATGCTCTGTGAAGGCCCCTTCGGCGCCCACTATTTTGAGCAGGTTTTCCTGGCAAGGTATCTGGGCTATACCCTGGTGGAAACCAATGATCTGACCACCCGGGGGGACTGGGTGTTTCTCAAGACTCTGGGGGGGCTTCAGCGGGTGGATGTTATTTTGCGGCGTATTCCCGATTATACCTGTGATCCTTTGCTGGATCCCAATTCCGGCTTTCCCGGTATTCCCGGTCTGCTCCAGGCGGCCAGGGCCGGCAACGTGGCCATAAGCAATGCCCTTGGATCCGGTGTCCTTGAGTCTCCGGGGCTGTTTGCGCTGCTGCCGAAGTTGTGCCGGGAGATTCTGGGCGAATCGTTAATTCTTGAAAATGTGGATACATTCTGGCTGGGAACGCCGGAGATCCGGGATCGGGTTTTGGAAGATATAAAGATCGGTGCCCGGCCCATGACCCTTTACAGTGCATTCAGCCCGGCCCATGCCCAGGCGGTGCATACCCTAACTTTGACCGGGCCTAAGAAACAGGCACTGATTTCCGCTATCAAGAATATGCCCTATGCCTGGGTCGGACGTTATCCGATTGAACCGTCCACTGTACCGGTCTGGTTCGAAAAAGGCGTGAAAAACAGTTATACGGCCGTGCGCATGTTTGCTTCGTCCATCACGGAGAATGCCGGCACCGCACCTGTAAAGGCGGCAGACCTGGTTGAGACGGCTGTCATGCCCGGCGGGCTGGCTCGCGTGGCGGATGATCCGGAAGCGCTTGCGCTCTCCGGTACCCGGGGAAAAGGGCAGGGGGCCAAAGATGCCTGGTGTCTGTCCGAGCGGCCCACGGAATTTAAGAGTATGCTCCACCGCTTTTCCACGCCCTTTGAAATTCACAGGGGAAGTGACCTGCCCAGCAGGGTTGCGGATAATATGCTCTGGCTGGGGCGGTATATGGAACGTACCGAAGGGATGCTGCGGGTGATCCGAAGCGTTTTGATGCGTGTGCACAGCGAGACCCAGCTGAACAAAGTCAGTGAAATGCCGTTTTTCCTCCGGGCCATGGCCAATTTGAAAATCGTCTCTGCTGACCTTGGCCGGCCTGATGCCTCGTTTTCCGTAAGCCTTATTGAAAAGGAATTATACCGCTCCATCTATGGGGTCCAGATACAAAGCAGTATTCTTAACTGTCTGAACAACGCCATCCAGGTGGCGGACCGGGTGAGGGACCGGCTCTCGGATGATTCCTGGCAGATTCTCGGGCGCATTGAAAAAGGGTTGGTCCGGATTGATCCTAAACGTCAGAGTTCCGAAATTCTGGAAATGCTCAGTGATATTATCCTGAATATGTCCGCCTTTGCAGGCCTTGCGCTGGAAAGCATGACCCGGGGAATGGGGTGGCGTTTCATGGACATGGGCCGCAGGATTGAGCGGGCCCTTCACATGACAACCGTCATGGCAAGCCTGATCCGGGGAGATCGGGTGCCGGACCCCAATGACCTTGAGGCGGTGCTTGAAGTGGCGGACAGCCGCATCACCTATCACACCCGATACCGGACCACCATCCTCATGGAACCATTGGTAGACCTGCTTTTGCTGGATGAGATAAATCCGCGGTCTGTGGGGTTTCAGTTGGCGGTTCTGCATACACATTTGGAAAATTTACCCAAATCCCAACCTTTTCCCTTCCGGACAAAGGAGGAAAAAATTATTCTGGATCTGACCACCCGGCTTCGCCTGGCAGATACACAGGAGTTGATGAAACGTGGTGAAAAACATGTTTTTCCAAACCTGAATACCTTGCTGGAAAAATTGAACAAGGACCTGCAGGGGCTTGCCGACAGCATCACCCAGCACTATTTAAGTCGGATTGAAACGGAAAAACAGCTCAATGGCCAGTTTGAGGGTAGGGGATTGCCTGTGATGGGAATTATGGGCGGGGCGGTAAACAATGAAATATAA
- a CDS encoding CBS domain-containing protein, with translation MKEILIKTVMTPLHDYITLKETDTIYDVFQLLEKKRAESKNAHRDVIVVNDDGKFKGKVTMLDIFRSLEPNYKKLFKDYKDGTLTKEYVINAMRDFNLWVEPIQNLCERGANIKISEIMHVPSEVEYLQENDSLEKALHEYVMGVHQPLIVKNGDTVTGVLRFCDLFEVIRDRMLSCPAPE, from the coding sequence ATGAAAGAAATACTGATAAAAACAGTTATGACACCCTTACATGATTATATCACCCTTAAAGAAACAGATACGATTTATGATGTATTCCAGCTTCTGGAAAAAAAAAGAGCCGAAAGCAAAAACGCTCACAGGGATGTTATTGTTGTTAACGACGACGGCAAATTCAAGGGTAAAGTGACCATGCTGGATATTTTCAGAAGCCTTGAACCCAACTATAAAAAACTGTTCAAAGATTACAAAGACGGGACGCTGACAAAGGAGTACGTGATTAATGCGATGCGGGATTTCAATCTCTGGGTGGAACCTATCCAGAACCTTTGCGAGCGCGGTGCCAACATCAAAATCTCTGAGATCATGCACGTCCCCAGCGAGGTTGAATACCTCCAGGAAAACGATTCCCTGGAAAAAGCGCTGCATGAATATGTCATGGGCGTTCACCAGCCATTGATCGTGAAAAATGGTGACACGGTCACAGGTGTTCTAAGATTTTGTGATTTATTTGAGGTAATCAGGGACCGGATGCTCTCTTGTCCTGCGCCTGAATAA
- a CDS encoding sodium ion-translocating decarboxylase subunit beta, with amino-acid sequence MSALNALFQTTGLFYITPGIVVMWIIGLALIYLAVAKSYEPLLLLPIGFGIILVNLPLAGLMTPHEGLLWKFYEYGIHWEIIPPVIFLGLGALTDFGPLIANPRLIFLGAGAQAGVYITFFAAQAFGFDLKAAATIGIIGGADGPTTIFLASKLAPSLLGICAVAAYSYMALVPIIQPPVMKLLTTPDERRIRMAKGRKVGKLEKIFFPIVSTFVIILLVPASAPLISMFMLGNLFRESGVVDRLHGAAQNELMNIVTIFLGVPVGATMNAENFLRPQVIFVFCLGLFAFVVSTMTGVLLAKLMNLFSKNKINPLLGAAGVSAVPMAARVVHKVGMEADKKNYLLMYAMGPNVAGVIGTVIAAGIFLTLLGG; translated from the coding sequence ATGAGTGCCTTAAATGCCCTGTTCCAGACCACGGGACTGTTTTATATCACCCCGGGCATTGTGGTGATGTGGATTATCGGGTTAGCTTTGATCTACCTTGCCGTGGCAAAATCCTATGAACCCCTTTTGCTGCTGCCCATCGGGTTTGGAATCATCCTTGTGAACCTGCCGTTGGCCGGGCTCATGACCCCCCATGAAGGACTGCTCTGGAAATTTTACGAATATGGTATCCACTGGGAGATTATTCCTCCTGTGATATTTTTGGGCCTTGGGGCACTCACTGATTTTGGGCCGCTCATTGCCAATCCCCGGCTGATTTTTCTGGGGGCCGGTGCCCAGGCCGGGGTGTACATCACTTTTTTTGCGGCCCAGGCCTTTGGATTTGATCTTAAAGCTGCGGCGACCATCGGTATCATCGGCGGGGCGGACGGGCCCACCACCATATTTCTGGCATCCAAGCTGGCCCCCTCCCTGTTAGGCATATGCGCCGTGGCCGCCTATTCCTACATGGCCCTTGTGCCCATTATCCAGCCCCCGGTAATGAAATTGCTGACCACCCCGGACGAAAGACGCATCCGCATGGCCAAGGGCAGAAAGGTGGGGAAGCTTGAAAAAATCTTTTTTCCCATCGTCTCGACCTTCGTGATTATCTTGCTGGTGCCGGCATCTGCGCCGCTGATTTCCATGTTTATGCTGGGCAACCTGTTCCGGGAATCCGGCGTGGTCGACCGGCTCCATGGTGCCGCCCAGAATGAATTGATGAATATTGTGACCATTTTCCTCGGTGTGCCGGTGGGTGCCACCATGAATGCGGAGAACTTTTTAAGGCCCCAGGTGATATTTGTGTTCTGTCTGGGACTTTTTGCCTTTGTGGTTTCCACCATGACAGGGGTCCTTTTAGCCAAACTCATGAACCTTTTTTCTAAAAACAAAATCAATCCGCTGCTGGGAGCGGCCGGTGTCTCGGCCGTACCCATGGCTGCCAGGGTTGTGCATAAGGTGGGTATGGAAGCGGACAAAAAAAATTATCTGCTCATGTATGCCATGGGACCCAATGTGGCGGGTGTTATCGGCACCGTAATTGCGGCGGGTATCTTTTTAACGCTTTTAGGGGGATAA
- a CDS encoding carboxyl transferase domain-containing protein — MKSYFENMTPFGKALKKGTIKRTQSNYEQVLEAEEKILAAVEEVKHLGLPEEKINQRGQMTVWQRLAYIVDPGTWTPLHTLYNPAGNVEGTTNVIDGIGKIAGKWAVVIGFDNKVMAGAWLAGQSENILRVTDLAERLNIPLVWLVNCSGAKLTEQEKFYADRRGSGTPFFRHAELAQEGVPVLAAIYGTNPAGGGYQSISPAVLFAHDKCNMAVGGAGIVSGMAPQGGFTVDMAESLVEKAKEHREKPPGSVATHYDHTGFFRFVYKEERQVLDGVRDYMKKLPAYDPEFFRVTPPKSPAFEAEEVMRLLPIASKTVYEFDDILARLVDGSGHMEYRPDYGPEVYTGLCRVDGLLVACIGNRQGYLGKGYPEYADYPGMGGKLYRQGLLKMNEFVTLCGRDRIPVIWFQDTSGIDVGDVAEKAELLGLGQSLVYSIQQSGLPMMLVILRKGTAAAHYVMGGPQANRNNAFTLGTCATEICVMHGETAAVANYARRLVKEKAAGRDLEPVVEKMNALAQKYKDTSTPLYCAKHGMVDEVVRLADLRHYMQAFAGAAYQNPKSICPQHQMILPRIIRDHATAKGKE, encoded by the coding sequence ATGAAATCCTATTTTGAAAACATGACACCCTTTGGCAAAGCGCTTAAAAAGGGGACTATAAAACGTACCCAGAGCAATTACGAACAGGTGCTGGAGGCGGAAGAAAAGATTTTGGCCGCCGTTGAGGAGGTCAAACACCTCGGTCTTCCCGAAGAAAAAATTAACCAGCGCGGCCAGATGACCGTATGGCAGCGCCTGGCGTATATTGTGGATCCGGGCACCTGGACCCCGCTTCATACGCTTTATAATCCCGCAGGCAATGTTGAGGGTACCACCAATGTCATTGATGGAATCGGGAAGATCGCGGGGAAATGGGCGGTCGTGATCGGTTTTGACAATAAGGTCATGGCCGGAGCCTGGCTGGCCGGTCAATCCGAGAACATTTTGCGGGTTACGGACCTTGCCGAACGGCTCAATATCCCGCTGGTCTGGCTGGTGAACTGCAGCGGGGCAAAGCTCACCGAGCAGGAAAAATTTTATGCCGACCGAAGGGGCTCCGGCACCCCGTTTTTCAGGCATGCAGAACTTGCCCAGGAGGGCGTTCCCGTACTGGCGGCCATCTACGGCACCAACCCCGCCGGTGGTGGCTACCAGTCCATCAGTCCTGCAGTGCTGTTTGCCCATGACAAGTGCAATATGGCCGTGGGCGGCGCAGGTATTGTCAGCGGCATGGCCCCCCAGGGTGGGTTTACCGTGGACATGGCCGAATCCCTGGTCGAAAAAGCCAAAGAACACCGGGAAAAGCCGCCTGGTTCCGTGGCCACCCATTATGATCACACCGGTTTTTTTCGCTTTGTGTACAAGGAGGAAAGGCAGGTGCTGGACGGCGTTAGAGATTACATGAAAAAACTGCCGGCCTATGACCCTGAATTTTTCCGGGTGACCCCACCCAAATCCCCGGCGTTTGAGGCTGAAGAGGTCATGCGTCTGTTGCCCATCGCCTCCAAGACCGTATATGAATTTGATGATATCCTGGCAAGACTTGTGGACGGCTCAGGGCACATGGAATATCGCCCCGACTACGGCCCCGAAGTCTATACCGGGCTGTGCCGGGTGGATGGACTGCTTGTGGCCTGCATCGGAAACCGCCAGGGGTATCTTGGCAAGGGGTATCCCGAATATGCCGATTATCCGGGTATGGGGGGGAAATTGTATCGCCAGGGGCTGTTGAAGATGAACGAGTTTGTGACCCTGTGCGGCAGGGATAGAATCCCTGTGATCTGGTTCCAGGACACCTCCGGCATTGATGTGGGGGATGTTGCCGAAAAAGCAGAGCTTTTGGGTCTTGGTCAGTCCCTGGTCTACTCCATCCAGCAGTCCGGGCTGCCCATGATGCTTGTCATTTTACGAAAAGGAACGGCCGCCGCCCACTATGTCATGGGCGGGCCCCAGGCCAATCGGAATAATGCCTTTACCCTGGGCACCTGCGCCACGGAAATATGTGTGATGCACGGCGAGACGGCGGCGGTGGCCAACTATGCCAGACGGCTTGTCAAGGAGAAGGCGGCGGGCCGGGATCTTGAACCCGTGGTGGAGAAGATGAATGCCCTTGCACAAAAATATAAGGATACATCTACACCCCTTTATTGCGCAAAACACGGCATGGTGGATGAGGTCGTCCGGCTTGCCGATCTGCGGCACTATATGCAGGCCTTTGCCGGTGCAGCCTACCAGAACCCCAAATCCATTTGCCCCCAGCATCAGATGATCCTGCCCAGAATTATTCGGGATCACGCAACCGCAAAGGGAAAGGAATAA
- a CDS encoding acetyl-CoA carboxylase biotin carboxyl carrier protein subunit, with product MSEDVLAPLSGKIVSLSVEPGTQIEEDDEILVIEAMKMETPIFAPCSGTVSKIVVKEGDEVEEDDLLAVID from the coding sequence ATGTCTGAAGACGTATTGGCCCCCCTGTCAGGAAAAATTGTCAGTTTAAGCGTTGAACCGGGTACGCAGATAGAAGAGGATGACGAAATTCTGGTGATTGAAGCCATGAAAATGGAAACCCCCATATTTGCGCCTTGTTCCGGAACCGTTTCGAAAATCGTCGTCAAAGAGGGGGATGAGGTTGAAGAGGATGATCTTCTCGCTGTTATCGATTGA
- the acd gene encoding glutaryl-CoA dehydrogenase Acd: MDFELSKELQMLQKELRKFAKKEIVPFADQWDEEHYLPIKEVMRPLGDMGYFGTVIPEAYGGENLGFLAAMIVTEELAKASSSLRVQVNMQVLGCGYTIYKYGSEALRKKYVEKLCTAEYIGGFGITEPDAGSDVMNIASTAEDKGDHWLLNGSKTWISNADVADCLLYYAYTDKSAGSKGLSAFVIEPKNFDGVTTSSLDKLGSHSSPTGELFLDNVKVPKENILGKPGDGAKIVFSSLNQTRLSAAAGGVGLAQACLDEAVKYCNQRKQFGKKIGEFQMNQDMIAQMATEIEAARLLVYKAAWAKDQGRLNNGMDVAMAKYMAGEVAYKCANYAMRILGAYGYSTEYPVARYYRDAPTYAMVEGSANICKWIIALDQLGIRKANR, encoded by the coding sequence ATGGACTTTGAATTAAGCAAAGAATTGCAAATGCTCCAAAAGGAGCTGCGAAAATTTGCCAAAAAAGAGATCGTTCCCTTTGCAGACCAGTGGGATGAGGAACACTACCTGCCCATTAAAGAGGTGATGCGGCCTCTGGGCGATATGGGATATTTCGGCACCGTGATCCCCGAAGCTTACGGCGGAGAAAATTTGGGGTTTCTTGCGGCCATGATCGTGACCGAGGAACTGGCCAAGGCCTCGTCGTCTTTAAGGGTCCAGGTGAATATGCAGGTGCTGGGCTGTGGGTATACCATTTATAAGTACGGCAGCGAAGCGCTCCGCAAAAAATATGTGGAAAAATTGTGTACGGCCGAATACATCGGCGGGTTCGGCATCACCGAACCGGATGCCGGCTCCGATGTCATGAACATTGCCTCCACCGCAGAAGACAAAGGCGATCACTGGCTGCTCAACGGCAGTAAAACCTGGATCTCCAATGCCGATGTGGCTGACTGTCTGCTCTATTACGCCTATACGGATAAGAGTGCCGGTTCCAAGGGGCTGTCCGCCTTTGTGATCGAACCTAAAAATTTTGACGGCGTCACAACCTCTTCTTTGGATAAACTGGGGTCCCACTCTTCTCCCACAGGGGAATTGTTTCTGGATAATGTGAAGGTGCCCAAGGAGAATATCCTTGGCAAACCCGGCGATGGTGCTAAAATTGTATTTTCATCGTTGAACCAGACCCGGCTCTCCGCAGCGGCCGGTGGCGTGGGCTTGGCCCAGGCCTGCCTGGACGAAGCCGTAAAATACTGCAATCAGAGAAAGCAGTTCGGCAAAAAAATCGGCGAATTCCAGATGAACCAGGATATGATCGCCCAGATGGCCACGGAAATCGAGGCCGCCCGGTTACTGGTTTACAAAGCGGCCTGGGCCAAGGACCAGGGCCGGCTGAACAACGGCATGGATGTGGCCATGGCCAAGTACATGGCCGGTGAAGTGGCGTATAAATGTGCCAACTACGCCATGAGGATTCTGGGTGCCTACGGCTATTCCACCGAATATCCCGTGGCCCGTTACTACCGGGATGCCCCCACCTACGCCATGGTGGAGGGCTCCGCCAATATCTGTAAATGGATTATTGCCCTGGATCAGCTGGGTATCAGAAAAGCAAACAGATAG
- a CDS encoding NUDIX domain-containing protein yields METINTEIRNTAKAVCYNDNNDILLLKKVYEDGTFVYTLPGGSQEPGESLLLALIRECEEEIAATVVPGQLHYICEYIKTSRTPGKPLRHKVEFGFTCTLPDGYTPQMGLKPDSHQAEVLWLSPEQLKTTVCTPNSLALCLEAHTRAPFIHSDAMITNP; encoded by the coding sequence ATGGAAACAATAAACACGGAAATTCGCAACACGGCCAAAGCCGTCTGTTATAATGACAACAATGATATTCTGCTACTAAAAAAAGTCTACGAAGACGGCACTTTTGTGTACACCCTGCCGGGCGGCAGCCAGGAACCCGGCGAAAGCCTTCTCTTGGCGCTGATCAGAGAATGCGAAGAGGAGATCGCCGCCACTGTTGTACCGGGGCAACTGCACTACATCTGTGAATACATCAAAACATCCCGCACACCCGGCAAACCCCTGCGCCATAAAGTGGAGTTCGGGTTCACGTGCACACTTCCTGACGGCTATACCCCGCAGATGGGGCTAAAGCCCGATTCCCACCAGGCTGAGGTGCTGTGGTTATCACCGGAACAGCTTAAAACCACTGTGTGCACCCCCAACAGCCTGGCTTTGTGTCTGGAAGCACACACCCGTGCCCCATTTATCCATTCAGATGCTATGATAACCAATCCATAA
- a CDS encoding HprK-related kinase B codes for MSSTPFQNERACHLNNLVAALSTDVGYAEPFLLTLDNCTIEIKCSSEALKTELTRYFLPLLNTPHGRVKIHIQVIDGPGPKVNCPLTPQKPGPGKTKIKEEWAPLDLGCVVRKVNSGIIMVFGGDQNLVSGPCLDYPNQVINFINNRFIEYKLNKGALLGHAAAVCSNGLGIAVAGFSGMGKSTLALHLMNVGADFVSNDRLVMENAGDQLVMSGVAKWPRINPGTALNNPSLCGVLTAREQADYKKLPREALWRLEHKYDVMIDQCYGPDRFRLNAPLDRLVLLNWQLGAGPMKSEEISLGHHRPLLQAIMKDTGLFYLPENGLPQNPSEDQYFDLLSSCRTLVLSGGADFEQATRAIMDWLS; via the coding sequence ATGTCATCAACACCATTTCAAAATGAGCGGGCCTGTCATCTGAATAATCTGGTTGCGGCCCTGTCAACCGATGTCGGATATGCAGAGCCGTTTTTGTTGACCCTTGATAACTGCACCATTGAAATCAAATGCAGCAGTGAGGCATTGAAAACAGAACTGACCCGTTACTTTTTGCCGCTGCTGAATACCCCCCATGGCCGGGTAAAGATTCATATCCAGGTCATTGACGGACCTGGGCCCAAGGTGAACTGCCCGTTAACGCCCCAGAAACCGGGTCCTGGAAAGACAAAAATAAAAGAGGAGTGGGCCCCGCTGGACCTAGGATGTGTGGTGCGAAAAGTGAACTCGGGGATCATCATGGTGTTCGGCGGGGATCAAAATCTGGTGTCGGGCCCCTGTCTTGATTATCCCAACCAGGTGATCAACTTTATCAATAACCGGTTCATTGAGTATAAGCTCAATAAAGGTGCACTGCTTGGACATGCCGCCGCAGTTTGCAGCAACGGCCTGGGGATTGCCGTGGCCGGGTTTTCAGGTATGGGGAAATCCACGCTGGCCCTGCATCTGATGAATGTCGGCGCTGATTTTGTGTCCAATGATCGGCTGGTGATGGAAAACGCCGGTGACCAACTTGTGATGTCCGGTGTGGCCAAATGGCCCCGCATCAATCCGGGCACTGCGCTGAATAATCCTTCGCTTTGCGGAGTGTTGACGGCCCGGGAACAGGCGGATTACAAAAAACTGCCCCGGGAAGCGCTGTGGCGCCTGGAACATAAATATGATGTGATGATTGATCAATGCTATGGCCCAGACCGCTTTCGGCTGAATGCTCCATTGGACCGGCTGGTGCTGCTCAACTGGCAGCTTGGCGCAGGCCCCATGAAATCCGAAGAAATTTCCCTTGGCCATCATCGTCCATTATTACAGGCCATTATGAAAGATACCGGGTTGTTTTATCTGCCTGAAAATGGCTTGCCCCAGAATCCGTCTGAAGATCAGTATTTTGATCTGCTTTCATCCTGCCGGACATTGGTCCTTTCCGGGGGGGCAGATTTTGAACAGGCTACCCGTGCAATTATGGATTGGTTATCATAG